In the candidate division KSB1 bacterium genome, one interval contains:
- a CDS encoding heme exporter protein CcmB, which produces MGYLRGIAAIYWKDLVLELRTRQSLSAMLVFCLTVAVLFNFAFEPGSSAVQAVAPGVLWSAFAFAGILGISRSFSFEVDRGGLQGLLLCPVERGVIYFAKVLGNFSFMLLVEIIALPVFVILYDLPLSVNLGALAAVLVAGTLGFSAVGSLLSAMSASTRAREILLPVLLFPVAVPLLIATVKSTGPALTGRPIGEIAVWLRLLIAFDLLFLAVSSLTFEYVVED; this is translated from the coding sequence ATGGGCTACCTACGCGGCATCGCGGCCATCTACTGGAAAGACCTCGTCCTGGAACTGAGGACGCGCCAGTCCCTCAGCGCGATGCTCGTTTTTTGCCTTACGGTCGCGGTGCTCTTTAATTTCGCTTTCGAGCCCGGTAGCTCCGCTGTTCAAGCCGTAGCGCCAGGCGTACTGTGGTCGGCCTTCGCTTTCGCCGGGATCCTGGGCATCAGCCGATCGTTCTCGTTTGAAGTGGACCGGGGCGGGCTACAGGGCCTGCTGCTCTGCCCTGTTGAGCGGGGCGTCATCTACTTCGCGAAGGTACTGGGAAATTTCTCGTTTATGCTTCTTGTGGAGATCATCGCGCTACCGGTCTTTGTGATCCTGTACGACCTTCCCCTCTCCGTCAACCTCGGCGCCCTGGCAGCAGTGCTTGTGGCAGGCACACTCGGTTTTTCGGCCGTAGGTAGTCTCCTCTCCGCGATGAGCGCCAGCACGCGCGCCCGCGAGATCCTGCTCCCCGTCCTGCTCTTCCCGGTGGCAGTGCCGCTCCTCATAGCCACGGTGAAAAGCACGGGGCCCGCTCTTACTGGCCGGCCCATTGGGGAAATCGCCGTCTGGCTTCGTCTCCTGATCGCCTTCGACCTCCTGTTCCTGGCGGTCTCCTCCCTAACCTTTGAGTATGTTGTGGAGGACTGA
- a CDS encoding cytochrome c biogenesis protein, protein MKAQQSGRYRLDLILWLAATASVALALYFALLFAPTERTMGHVQRIFYFHVASAWVAFLAFFVVFVASVLYLATRDLRHDVLAASSAEIGVLFTTLVLTTGPLWAKPVWNTYWTWDPRLTTTLILWLIYIAYLMLRSFVGEDEKAARFAAVFGIVGFADVPIVYLSIRLWRTLHPKPVIGGAEGSGLHPTMLIALLVCLTAFALLYLCLLRLRIRLERVQRQLRRAQLERG, encoded by the coding sequence ATGAAAGCCCAGCAGTCGGGTCGCTACCGTCTCGATCTGATCCTCTGGCTGGCAGCGACGGCTAGTGTGGCGCTGGCCCTGTACTTCGCCCTCCTGTTTGCCCCAACGGAGAGGACAATGGGCCACGTGCAGCGCATCTTCTATTTCCACGTGGCCTCTGCCTGGGTTGCCTTCCTGGCCTTTTTTGTCGTCTTTGTGGCCAGTGTGCTCTACCTTGCCACTCGGGACCTGCGGCACGACGTGCTTGCGGCAAGCTCGGCCGAAATCGGTGTGCTCTTCACCACGCTGGTGCTGACCACCGGTCCCCTCTGGGCCAAGCCGGTCTGGAACACGTACTGGACCTGGGATCCAAGGCTCACCACGACGCTCATCCTCTGGCTGATCTACATCGCGTACCTAATGCTACGTTCATTCGTGGGCGAAGACGAGAAGGCTGCACGCTTTGCCGCGGTGTTCGGGATCGTGGGCTTTGCCGATGTGCCCATCGTTTACCTTTCGATCCGGCTCTGGCGGACCCTTCACCCAAAGCCGGTCATCGGCGGTGCGGAAGGCAGTGGACTCCATCCCACGATGCTCATCGCTTTGCTGGTGTGTCTGACGGCCTTCGCCCTTCTGTACCTCTGTTTGCTCCGGCTGAGAATCCGACTGGAGAGGGTTCAGCGCCAGTTGCGCCGCGCCCAGCTTGAACGTGGTTGA
- the ccmA gene encoding heme ABC exporter ATP-binding protein CcmA, translating into MVEVRSLTKVYGTRYALREVSFQARAGRVLGVFGPNGAGKSTLIRILAGQTRPTSGQVFLLGKRSDASGPELRRHVGVIGHHTYLYEELTALENLRFYARMYGLRFQERELLTALAKVGLEERAHEPVRAFSRGMLQRLALARATLHDPSILLLDEPYTGLDQSASALLDELLKEMRGTGRTILVVTHDVERGLELVDDVLVLVRGRVAGAGEAAQYTAASMLELYQSGR; encoded by the coding sequence ATGGTGGAAGTCCGATCCCTCACGAAGGTCTACGGCACACGCTACGCCCTGAGGGAGGTTAGTTTCCAGGCACGAGCGGGACGCGTGTTGGGGGTGTTCGGCCCAAACGGGGCCGGCAAGAGCACCTTGATCCGCATTCTTGCGGGCCAAACCCGTCCCACCTCCGGACAGGTATTCCTCCTTGGCAAGCGGAGCGACGCATCCGGGCCCGAGCTGCGTCGACACGTGGGTGTGATCGGGCACCACACCTACCTCTACGAAGAGCTGACGGCCCTGGAGAACCTACGCTTCTACGCACGGATGTACGGACTTCGCTTTCAGGAACGCGAGCTCCTCACCGCGCTGGCCAAAGTTGGGCTGGAAGAAAGGGCCCACGAACCCGTGCGTGCCTTTAGCCGGGGCATGCTCCAGCGCCTGGCTCTGGCTCGCGCCACCCTCCACGATCCCTCGATTCTGCTTCTGGATGAACCCTACACCGGGCTCGATCAGTCCGCCTCAGCCCTCCTGGATGAGCTCCTGAAGGAAATGCGGGGAACCGGCCGCACTATCCTCGTGGTTACCCACGACGTGGAGCGAGGCCTGGAGTTGGTCGACGACGTGCTGGTCCTTGTCCGAGGGCGAGTGGCAGGGGCGGGCGAAGCAGCCCAATATACGGCTGCGTCGATGCTGGAGCTTTACCAGTCCGGGAGGTAA
- a CDS encoding CcmD family protein yields the protein MKNLGFLFVAYLLIWLALAAYLLALSTRLKRLERELARLRDQTGQEG from the coding sequence GTGAAAAACCTGGGTTTTCTGTTCGTGGCGTACCTGCTCATCTGGCTAGCCCTGGCGGCTTACCTGCTGGCTCTTTCCACCCGCCTCAAGCGGCTCGAGAGGGAACTGGCAAGACTCCGGGATCAGACTGGGCAGGAAGGGTGA